A region from the Solibacillus sp. FSL H8-0523 genome encodes:
- a CDS encoding flagellar hook-length control protein FliK, which translates to MNIAMLQAMSATKMPQQKNTVETNSPDTNAFGSVFQSIMSNSSQSTSETTKTEAATLAEEVSTTLATDSLEALLEELGVEMDEAGLFVFVGEEQMPVAVDEMLTLENLTQLLGMTEEQLTQIVQQLLGEETQFEMTDVWSMIEQAPAILSEVMAAIQGTQQSNVQPKELQQLVQILKLAQLVGNKVDTVYQQEVQLSQLKDALQLLANQAQQAVQTQNNQQASKLTFEQIVQQVTQTTVKTDTETQPTVGLQQQQGTQTKTVTITLPAEKPAQSEALVKEIQNLIARGQLSGQQGNMKLFLKLFPENLGQIRIELVQKDGVLTARLLATTAVGKELLENNLNQLKAGFVAQNIQMDRIDVSQSLQDTDRNARDQSFFNNFFGRQQEDEVEKEEENDDESISFKDLLMESEEVE; encoded by the coding sequence ATGAATATCGCAATGTTACAAGCAATGAGCGCTACTAAAATGCCGCAACAAAAAAACACAGTTGAAACAAATTCACCAGATACTAATGCATTTGGTAGCGTGTTTCAATCGATTATGTCTAATTCGAGCCAGTCGACAAGTGAAACGACTAAAACGGAAGCAGCGACATTAGCTGAAGAGGTAAGTACAACATTAGCTACCGATTCACTAGAAGCTCTGTTAGAAGAGCTGGGCGTTGAAATGGATGAAGCGGGATTATTCGTGTTTGTCGGTGAAGAGCAAATGCCTGTTGCCGTCGATGAAATGCTAACACTAGAAAACCTAACGCAATTGTTAGGAATGACGGAAGAGCAATTGACACAAATTGTGCAGCAACTTCTTGGCGAAGAAACTCAGTTTGAAATGACGGATGTCTGGTCAATGATTGAGCAAGCACCTGCGATTTTGAGTGAAGTAATGGCTGCGATTCAAGGTACACAGCAGTCAAATGTGCAACCAAAAGAGCTACAGCAACTTGTTCAAATACTAAAATTAGCACAGCTTGTTGGAAATAAGGTTGACACAGTGTATCAACAAGAAGTCCAATTATCGCAATTAAAAGATGCACTACAGCTATTAGCCAATCAAGCACAGCAAGCCGTTCAAACACAAAATAACCAACAAGCATCAAAGTTAACGTTTGAGCAAATTGTACAACAAGTAACGCAAACGACGGTAAAAACAGATACAGAAACACAGCCAACTGTAGGCTTACAGCAGCAACAAGGAACGCAAACAAAAACAGTAACGATTACGCTACCAGCAGAAAAACCAGCACAATCTGAAGCGCTTGTAAAAGAAATTCAAAATTTAATAGCTCGTGGACAATTATCAGGTCAACAAGGAAATATGAAGTTATTTCTGAAATTATTCCCTGAAAATTTAGGGCAAATTCGTATTGAATTAGTACAAAAAGATGGTGTATTAACGGCGAGATTACTAGCGACGACAGCGGTTGGTAAAGAGTTATTAGAAAACAACTTAAACCAATTAAAAGCTGGATTTGTTGCTCAAAACATTCAAATGGATCGTATTGATGTATCGCAATCTTTACAAGATACAGACCGTAACGCACGTGACCAAAGCTTCTTCAATAACTTCTTCGGGCGTCAGCAAGAAGATGAGGTAGAAAAAGAAGAGGAAAACGACGACGAATCCATTTCCTTTAAAGATTTATTAATGGAGAGTGAGGAGG